The segment TGTTCATAGTTGGAcattttttcaaatgtttcCACCACTAAAGGACCAGTCAGGTCTCACAAATAGAATAGTATCTAGACAAAATCCATCCAAAATCTGTGGAGAGGGTTTCATTAACATTTGAGACTGTATGGTGGGGTGCTGTGCAGTTGACAGTGGGGGACCTGGTAGAGTAAagactgtgttgtgtgtattgAAAAGTATAGGTGCGATGATATTCTTTAAATAACTGCACAGttttacatacacatacacaggcacacTCAGTAAGATTCAGCCAGACTGATCAGAAGGCTGCTCCTGCATGAACTGCATGACATCATATGATCTCATTACTGAAGCAGTTGAGCCTGACACAGACCTGCAGAGACACGATGTGCAGAGAGACACAGGTTTTGAGAGGCAAGAGTATTATATGTTTTAATATAGCCTACATACATGGTCTATATAAACCCTAGCCCTACAGCATGTGAATATAGTTATCATGTCAACATGTCACAACAGCATTCTGGAGACACAGTGCAAATAGATGCTTCCTATCCTAAGTGTGCTTGGAGACATTGTGAAAGATATGAAGGCGAGGAAAGAGGCAGGATTTTCATAGATTGTGGCTGATATGTGAGGAATTTCAATGAATGGAGAGAAAAACGAAACTAGAATGAATGATAAAGAAGATGGTAAGGAGGaatgcatttgtttatgtttttctctgtctctgtggcaACAGTTCATTTTCACTTCCCAGTCAACAATATGGGCAACCAAATGCTCACTAAGCAAACATTCCCGAGTTGCACAATCCGACATAGCTTCAACAGAGAGAGCTGTGTGCCATGCTCCATCCACCCAGTACTCAGGCTCTGCTTCTCCTGATTTACAAGGGCTGATATGTGTATAAAAGATGAAAACActcaaaatgtaattaaaatgatCAACAAAATGTCAAGGTGTAACAGATATGTGTTGTATGATAGGTTATATTTATTAACGGTTactattatatatgtatatatacagaaTACTATTATATTctaatgaaacaatgtctgccCTCAACAAGAGATGAAGATGTAGTGCCAGGTATCCTATAGTGCTTATGCAGAGTATGAAGATATGATGGTATGTTGCAAGCTGTATGTCCAACACGTCCTTATaagaaaacacagcatttgGTTGAATATACATCTCCAGCTATGGGAATGGTTGCATTTATGCTAATGAAACATATGATAGTATTGCCTAATATCAACtgatcatgggaccaatacagctGCAAAGGTCTGCAATAGGATACTGGAGAGGGTGGCAATATGGCAGACCTTTTTCTCAACACATAGGGGGTTTGAGTCCCCCAGACACcctgagctgctttgtttttcacctgctaaaatgtttcatctttttttcttttgtcaccTGCAGACTTGTTGACTTTTTGCATTTAAACCagggtaaaacacacaaattcatagcATTACACGCATTTTGCGGGGAAAACTGGTTCCTTCCACGGCCGCCATTTTTGGCTACCGTTATGGCTGGAGTCTGGAGCATATACCCTCCATCACAGGACGGAACCATCAGTCAATCCGTCCATCAGTCCATGACTATGGACTATCAAATGATATTGCTTCACTTAAAAATAGTCTCAGGACACCTGTCAGAGCCCCAGCAGTTCATCTACACAGCACCACATCCTGCAACATCTGgacaagcagacacacaaatgtaatTGAGGGCATGCTATTTCTCTCTGTGGACATAATCTCATACATCTTTCCAGGTATgattttagaatagaatagaatagaacatactttattaatccctttgggaaggtccctcagggaaattcgggtaccagcagcaatacaacaccgacattcagagcaagagttaaatagaataaaatagaacataCAGTATTTTCATCATCATGTGGCATGGGTCACCAGTTTcctgacagagaggaaacagcaACAGCATTGCTGGTGAAGGTCTGCACTGCTGCATTCCAGGGCTTCTGTGACAAAACCTAAATCAGAATCATTCAGACTGGGGgaaaggggaaattctttttgttacagacaagaatAAAAGATGGCATGAaactgaaatatataataaatatctaaatacctagatagcatttaaatccctgagttgtatctaaagaacatatttagtACTTTATAAACCTTTACACACTgtagtaaagagcctgacatgaatgtaccagtatgaatgtacagtgtctgagtgactgtcacagttcagagttcagtagtttgagaaaggcaggaatgacttcctgtgtctctcagtggtgcattgtgggagtcggaatctgttgctgaacgagctcctgtagctggtcagcacagtgtggaccagtgagagggacagtccagtatggtctttattttggacaacatcctcctctgacacacctctgtcttagagtccaggtcctctcccacaacatgtaAGTTCCTGACATATGCAGACAATTACATGTCCACTGGACTCATTAAAGAATGTGCTCATACATGTGAGGATAGAATGTACCTTTAAATCAATCATTCATACTTTAAAGCTGATGTTGTTTTGGCCCCTTAAAGTTATAGAACCCAGCGGTGACACCATAGAAATGTTGCATGCTGCCATGTTCCTGTCATAGAGGCGGAGTGTTTACAGCAGAGTATGTCTGAAATGTAAATAACCTGCTGCACAATACTTAAGACTtggctgtttcttttttatctctACGTGGAGACCTCTTGTTTCCCCCTGCTTTATGTGATGTTAAATACCAATTCTCTGTAATTATTCAAATATATACAGAGTACatacacatcagtgtgtgtaaagCCTTATTCAAAACTATGTGGACTGACTGATCAGTATAGGTTTTCACCTACTGAGTTCTCCCACAGTACAATAGACTATGACTACTGCAACTGTGGCTTACTTGACACTTTCTGTACGATTATAGTAACCCCACCCATTTCTCAACACTTATGCAGGCATATTTATGTGCAGTGGGTTCATCGTGGTTTGATCACCCCTGACCccctcacagcacacacacacctcccagaCACACTTCCGTTTTTCAGAGCATGAGGTGTTGACTACCACACCCTCCTAGCTCAGTCAcactggtcagtgtgtgtgtgtgtgtgtgtgtgtcagagtttgGGGACATAAACTCCCACTGACTCATAATGATATGACTTATGTTAAAGTATAAACCCGGTGTATCAACTGGTTATGGAAGATGTCTACAGGAAATGAATATGAGGGTGTGGTTGGCAGAATGAGCAATCCGATGCTGATAATGTACTTCTTTATTGAGGTTGTCATGAGAGCAGCATGCCACTGTTAAACCACTGAACCATTATTTTGACAGCTAGACCATTGTCACCATCACATGATTGTGCTTAGTGTAGCTAGCATTTGGTAGATAAGATTAAGAtgaagattaagaaaacctttattagtcccacaatggggaaattgtgttttttgcaacagcagatacagaaagcaaaaaataagattaaaaaagctatatacataataaaataaatgacctataaaatatacaatagaatcaaaaaagAGTATATtaacaggtgagtggaggtagaagtggtctgtaaaaCTGTACATCGTGCAtcaaaataaactaaataattaatgtattgtacactgtggtgtgtgaatattgcacctatcagaagtgtttattatacagtctgacagcagcaggaaggaaagaccttctgaatctctccttcacacatcgagggtggagcagtctgccactgaagctgctctgcagagctgacacggtgtcctgcagggggtgggactcattgtccagcatggatgtcagttttgtcaggaccctcctgtcacccacctcctgcactgagtccagagagcagcccaggacagagctggacttcctgatggcTCTGTCCAACTTcttgctctccctctcagtgatgctgctgttccagcagaccacaccgtacaggatgactgatgccaccacgaGACCACAAATACATACAACTCGTGAAATATTTCCACTTCTTGAAAAACCAGGACTGCACTGAACTTGCATTCTATGGTTTTTGTAGTTTGCAAGCGCTTGTTTGAAAGGGAAATGCATCAGGCTTCCTCAAACTATAGTGACAGTAGTTTTTTCAACATTGAACAGCACATATGTGACTTTGGATTTTTATTAAAATGGCTGATTGATAAAAGGTCACTTGTTAGAAGCTGTCTAAGCAGTAAGGATGTTTATTGAGGCTTTAAGCATCATCTACAACAGTGGCTCGCCCCCCTTTGTTGCAACCAAGAAGGCTCTAAGCTAGCACCTCCTGCCCCACCCTGCTGACAGGCCACCATTCTTACCATCTGGTGCTCTTAACCATGAGCCCATGCAGGTTTCCAGCATCCCAAGGTGGTTTCTAGCACCCCACCATGCTCAAACACGGCAAAAGTGATTGACCTTTATTGGCAAAAATTAACATCAATTCATTTAAGAACTTTTTTATTGACTTCAGCTTTGAGTAGATGCATGAGGAGAACtttatgtattgtatttgttgGGATAGAATGTGTTCAGTAAGCTTTAGAATATGGTAGGAGTTTTCTTTTTACTCATGAAGCCTAGCTTATTCCCTTTTATTCTATGCTAATGTATCTAATGTATGCTAATGGATCTGGCTGTACAGACATAAAAGCATAGAAATGTGCTAGTGTACTTCCTAAAATGGCAAACACCATGAAGTTTCTACCATGTTCCTGCATGTTGATACAACAAACAGACACTAAGTGCCACTTTAGGGTGGATGTAAATGGAAAATTTTTATTCCTCTTTTAAGCCTTGTCTGAAAAACTACTAGGctatttcagtgtgtgtgtgtgtgtgtgtctgttattgGTCACCAGAAGCAGGCACAAACTCCAAGACCATTTTTGGTCCTTGCTGGATTCCCATCGTGACACCTTCATCACTGGCTTTCAGCTCAGTCTCAGGAAACGTCTGCAGGACattcagacaaaacacaaagctCAGAGCAGATAGTGAGCTGATAGCTGACCTTCACAGGCTGTGCAGGGAGCCCTGACAGAGTTCAGGGCTTTCCTGActgagatatgtgtgtgtgtttgattattCAAAGACCGGCagtctgttttgttgtgtgaCCTACACAGACTGTGGTAGTTTTAAGGATGTCCCTCTATACTTTGTTACCTGAGGGGCTTGGTATGATAAATTCAAAGATGTGTGGGAACGGCAAACACGATGCCTGGACTGATGAAACAGTTATAACCGTACACATCATTCAGCTGGCCCTTTGGTATTTAACAGTGCTTGTTATGTTgaatgatgtcagatcagctcTCAGAACAAAGTCAGGATTCCTCACATTCCCCTGCTACAGAACAACATTTGTTCTGCATTAACAAGACTTTACATGTGAGCTCATTGTTCCTTTTTTAAGAATTAGCAAAGCAGGGCGCAAAGTAGACACATGTGGATACATGATGCAACAGTGCCTCCCAATGGCAACTTTGTAGAATGCATTAGAAACCAGCTCGACTGTTGGCTTTGGAGTCACAGAGCCACcaataaaatattataaatgGTCCTTTTAAAGggtaatttgtgttttttgggaCTGAGAATATTATTAGAATTTCAACCAATGTaccaaaatacacaaaatgatGGAGAAACATTGACATACAGTCTTGAATATGTAATacacaaatatgaataaaacaatTACACAAAATGTAGTGCATAACAACTACAAAGACTGTGTAAGTTCTTGTCTTTTTCAGTCTGGTTGCAAGTCTTTGTGAGTAGGGGGCCTTTCACAAGTCTGGGGCCAGTCTTAGAATCTGCCAAAGCGAAGGCCATTTATCTAGAATACAAATTTTATTTATGATGGCGCGAAGCTGTCAAAATAAgattatattttactttttgtagTTTTTCCTAAAATGAAAAACTCTTAACTAGCAAATGTCAGTTGAAGCTCTGGCTTGAGGTGGTAACAGATAGATGTCGCCGTAACTTGTAGACATCAGACGTCATCATAAAACTCCACTTCCCAGCATTCACTTGAATCTCGTCAACATCTATTTAACAATTTTAAAAACcttttattttactattttacCTGTCAgcaatattatattataaaaatgacgttaaagaaaaaaacaatatgctAACAAATATAAATGATATCTTCTCCCAGAGAGCCTCCGTGCATATGACGAAGCGGAAGTCGCTTCATCTTCCTTTCCTCCATTAGGTGAGTGCGTGGTGGGAGCGCGTTTTCTTCGGCTCTCTTttgaaatgacacatttaaagaTTTTTTCGCAAATCTCAAACCCAATTTAACAAAAttacttttttatatttgttaatTTACAGATCGCAACCATGGGCCGCCGACCAGCCCGCTGGTAAGTCGTCCCCTTTGTACGGTTTTAGAACAGGGCCGAGTTGGATCAGTCTGAGGAAAATGGCAGCTGCTCTGAGCCTACACCATGTGGACAGAGCTGGCATGCCGGCAGACCTTCAACACACCGTTGTTTCATCAAATAATTAGCGCTTCTTTTAAATGATAATGTTGGCTTAAGTCACAAGGTATAACTACCAATAATGTCACGTCATTTCACTCAAACGTTGCACTAGCTAAATTAGCTAACGCTTGCTAGCATAAAGCTAGCGCTAGCACACAGCACCTAAACGTACCTAGCCTGGCCATTTCTGTCAAAAATACTCCACTGGTGCACAAAGCTCTGCAACGGTGGCAGTCATTAGTTTGTGCGTTTATCGTCTTTTGGGTGGGATGACTGGAACTAGCCTGCTAACTGTCCACTTAGCAGCAAAGTCACTTGTTGAGATTTGATGAGTCGAAATTGGTTCCACAGGCTACAGCTAGACAACCATTACAAGTTTTTAAATACACGTAActtctgtttgtttgctgcaTCGTCTGGTTGACATTACTCCTCTTTGGCAATGTGGCAATTTATTCGGCAGATAGTCGTCATTTAATCTAAAGCATGACGTTATAGATTAATTTAACTCTATAATTTGACAACGGTAAATTCTACTGATCTCCACTGATTACAAGCCAACACACTGACAGGAAGTAAGCTGTGTTGACATGTTCTATGTATATGCTCGTTCAAGTATGCTGTCCCAATGAAAGACTCAAGCCACCATCAACTGTCCTGCGCTTACTGTCTGGAAAACCACATTGTTAAAGTTGTGAATGAAGTTCAGTACTGTTaattgtttctttgtgtttcccATAGCTACCGCTACTGCAAAAACAAGCCGTACCCCAAATCCCGCTTCTGCAGGGGTGTGCCTGGTAAGCACATGTTGCTCTACATCTAGCTTGTTCTTAAACTAATGAGTTCAGGTGAATAATGAACAGCTTAGACCTCAGTCTGATTTGCAGCTTATTAAGCCGACCAGTTCTGCTCATGTGCGTCTCTGGTGTGCAAAGgctgcagacagtgactctTTGGTTGTGTATGTCCTCAGCTGGGAGGTGCTGAGTGCTTTAAGGGACCACTGAGACAAGATATTCCTAATCTCCTTGAACTGAATGATTTGTAATCCACTGCCTCCCCTGTCTGTTGTTGATCTTATTGATACAGACATGTCCGTAATGACGATTTTAGCTGTGTGAGTGTACATTTTAGAGTTCTTAGTCTCAATTTTATGTCAcgttttctcctcctcctcttcacagaCCCTAAGATCAGAATCTTTGACTTGGGCAGGAAGAAGGCCAAGGTAGATGAGTTCCCTCTGTGCGGCCACATGGTCTCTGATGAGTACGAGcagctgtcttcagaaggtGAGGAGGACTAACATGAAGATATACATGTGACAAGAATCCTGCTCAGCTCTTTCAGTAAAACTAAAGGTTGTTACCTAATGTTAATATTGTCACTCTGCAGCTCTGGAGGCTGCCCGTATCTGTGCTAACAAGTACATGGTGAAGACCTGCGGTAAGGACGGCTTCCACATCCGCATGCGTCTGCATCCTTTCCATGTTATCCGCATCAACAAAATGTTATCCTGTGCTGGAGCTGATAGGTAAGTGTCACCTGTGTGGACTGTTTATTCTTAATTCATGATGCAGAGGACTGTTcaatgcacatttatttatggAGTAATCTGTTGCCTTTGTCTCCATTTTGTGCTTATCAGGCTCCAGACTGGAATGCGTGGTGCTTTTGGTAAACCCCAGGGCACTGTGGCCCGCGTGCACATCGGCCAGGTGATCATGTCCGTGCGTACCAAGGCCCAGAACAAGGAGCATGTGGTTGAGGCCCTGCGCAGAGCCAAGTTCAAGTTCCCTGGTCGCCAGAAGGTAACATAAGTCTTATTTAAAGGAGTCATTTCTATGAAAACGTGCAGGGACATCTCAAACGTTCAGAGTACAATCTTGCAGCTTATTAAGCCGACTAGTCTCGCTGCAGTGCGGTGCTGGTGTGCAAAGGCTGCAGACAATAAATCTTTGGTTGTGTATGTCCTCAGCTGCGAGGTGTTGAGTGCTTTAAGGGACCACCGAGACAAACTTTGCTTTTACTGTCAAGTCGGATTGTAatcctgattggtttaaacctTGGTTGACCTCTGTAACTGCCTTCCCCCCCTTCAGATCCATATTTCTAAGAAGTATGGTTTCACCAAGTTCAACGCCTGCGACTTTGACGACATGATGGCTGAGAAGCGTCTGATTCCTGACGGCTGCGGGGTGAAGTACATCCCCAGCAGAGGCCCTCTGTCCCGCTGGAAGGCCCTGCATGCCAACTAAAGCTGTTGCAGGATTTCTCTGACCAACAACCAATAAAGTGGATTTGATAACAACAGTGATTTGATGGTTTGGTTTGGCTTTGCATCTCACAAGATGCCTACATGAGGGGACGGGTTTAAGGTCTGATTTGTCAGTTTGTCTTGGACGAACAATGTCTCAATGCAGTGAGTTTGAAACTTGACATTAGTTAAAAATGTCAGATATCAATCACAGTAAAAGAGAAAGATCTTTAACATACAATACTTATAAGCAAAAATATTTAATGCCAAGTGGCTAATGTTGCTGCTTTAGCTTAACATTTAATACAAACTAGGTTTTACAGTCTGCCTCTCCATTCATCTTAGCCATCATCCAGATTGTGTGCATGGTATTTGTGGACAGGTATCATACTCTACATGGATATAAAGATTCACTCTTATTGCTGATTAGATGCCCTCAGTTGTGATGCATGACCTCTAATTCTACATAACCTGCCATGATGAGTAATGACTGATTCTAATATTGAGAATTTATGCaagtgtattttaaaaaaatatacttaaaatactctttttctttattctgcaataaacataaacaagGTAAGAAAACATAGGTAAATTGGAACCCAATGACcaatacaaacaaaaagcaaGCAAGGGTCTGTGAAACACCATATCTTCTCCTGTACAACTCCATTTTATGTATACTGTACATTTAAACACAATACAAAGACAAaaccacacattcacacattcttTATAGTGACTACAGTTTCAACATTATACTAAACAGCTTTTACACAATGTTGTGTTTACTTAGTGTTGGATTGCATTTTGCTTGCTATTTATATataccacagactgtccaggagctgactgatgctttaatccaggtctgggaggagatccctcaggagagcatctgccgcctcatcaggaacatgcccaggtgttgtagggaggtcatacaggcacgtggaggccacacactcTACTGAGCTctttctgacttgtcttgaggaacttccactcaagttggatcagcctgtaatgtgattttccacttgtatggttccaaatccagacctccatgggttaataatttagatttacattgatcatttttatgttattttgttctcaatgtaTTTCACTATGTAACGAAttaagattttcaactggaatatttcattcattgagatctaggaggtgttattttagtgttcccgtTTTTGGAGCAgtgtatattattattgttctaCAGTGTGTTAGCACATAAAGACAAATCAAACATCATGTTACAAACTACATCTGTCATCTGACAAACAGCCAACACACTCCTGCCAGGATGTGCACCTGGAATCTTCCAGCCAATGGATGGATGTGTTACTGTTACACCACAAcagtcttgtgtttgtttgttcagatgacaaatgcagctgttttattgtTACTTTCATTCTTCTGACTTCTTCTGACTGCATAGGTTGGAATGACTGTAAAATCTATCAAATATATTCACTTCCATTTAAACTCTATAGTGTCTTTAAAATGGATTTTGTCTCTGGGTGCTTCACACAAACCTGGAAAGACTGACACTGTACTTTCCTCCAACCTCTGCATGCTCTCCAACAACTGCTTTGTATTTGATGCAGTCTAATGGCATTGTTTTGAAGGAGCATGAGACCATGAGAGCCTCCTGCTGTTGGGAGAatactgaacaacaacaacaaaaaagtaagAAAGACTAGTAAAGCtgttaaaaattacaaaaacaaacataaaaatcacatcagaaaaaaacGTAAC is part of the Parambassis ranga chromosome 7, fParRan2.1, whole genome shotgun sequence genome and harbors:
- the rpl10 gene encoding large ribosomal subunit protein uL16 — protein: MGRRPARCYRYCKNKPYPKSRFCRGVPDPKIRIFDLGRKKAKVDEFPLCGHMVSDEYEQLSSEALEAARICANKYMVKTCGKDGFHIRMRLHPFHVIRINKMLSCAGADRLQTGMRGAFGKPQGTVARVHIGQVIMSVRTKAQNKEHVVEALRRAKFKFPGRQKIHISKKYGFTKFNACDFDDMMAEKRLIPDGCGVKYIPSRGPLSRWKALHAN